In Gemmatimonas sp., the genomic stretch CGAAAGCCCGGCTCTCGACGTGATCCGCCTGCTCGAGGAGCGTGGCGCCCACGTGGAATTCCACGACCCGTTCGTGCACGAGTTCCGTGAGGACGGGCATAGCCGCAAGGGTGTCGAACTCAGCGACGAAATGCTCCGGTGGGCGGACGCGGTCGTGGTCGTCACGGATCACAAGCACGTCGACTACCAGCGCGTCGTGGATCACGCGGCATTGCTCGTCGACACCCGAAACGTCACGGCCGGGCTCAAGCCCGGGCGTGCTCGCATTATCCCACTGGCGTCCGGCACTCGGACCGTGGGCGCTGCATCATGAACCGAGCTCCCGTTGGCGGAAAGGATCCGCGTTCGGTGCGTCGGGTACCAGAGTCCGCATGAGTCACCGACTGTCTCGCGTTGAATTTCGCCTGTTGATGCTGCTCGGCGTTGCCGCAGCATTGGCCGGCTGTTCTCGCGGTTTCCAACCTCGCGATTACGCGAATCCTGAAGCGCTCTTCCGTGCATCCCTGCTGGAGTTCCAGCGGCAGAAGTGGGACAACGCGAAGATCGGCTTCGAGCGCCTGACCAGTGATCTGTCGGCGCGTGATCCGCTATTGGCTCCAGCGTACTTCTATTTGGCGCTGTCACACGAGCGACAGAAGGAGTACCTGCTCGCGGCGCAGGCGTTCGAACGGATCACCGATGGTTTCCCCGACGACACGCTCGCGCCGACCGCGATGCTGGGCGTCGGCCGTAGCTACCAGAGTCTGTGGCGTCGACCGTCCCTCGACCCCGAGAATGGGCAGAAGGCCGTCTCGATCCTTCGGGCGCTCCTGTCGTCCTATCCTGAGAGCAAGGAGACGGACGATGCCAAGAAGCGCATTGTCCAGCTCGAAGAGTGGATGGCGCAGAAGGACTACGACACCGGCGTGCATTACGTGCGCGTCCGTCGCTCCATCGACCCGGCGATCATCTACTTCAAGGATGTCGTCACCACGTACCCGAGCACAAAGGCGGCCCGCCTCTCGTGGCTGCGGCTGCATGAGCTGTACACAAAGATCCGCTGGAAGGAAGATGCCGCGGAAACGTGTACCGCCATGTGGCGCGCGTACCCAGGTGATCCGTTAGTCAAGGCCTCCTGCGGCGCCCAGCCCGCCGATTCGGCCACCGCCGCCAAGGCGCCGCCTCCGGCGGTCATGTCGCCAGTCGCCTACGCACGCCCAGGTCCGGTGCGTCGCGGATGACCCGCACGGCCTGACGTCGATGCGCATCGGCATCCTTGGCGGAAGTTTTGATCCGCCGCATGTCGGCCACCTCCTGGTGGCGCAGGATGCCCTCGACGAGCTCGCGCTCGATCGTCTGCTCGTCGTGCCGGCGGCCCAACAGCCGCTCAAGGGCGGGAACCAGACGCCCACCGCGCACCGGCTGGCGATGGTTGAGGCCTGCTTCGGCGGGATCCCGCGCATCGAGGTCGACCCCATCGAAATCGATCGGGGCGGGTTATCTTTCATGGTTGACACCGTGGAGTCTCTGCGCCGACGTTGGCCGTCGGCGATGCTTCACCTGCTGGTCGGCGATGACGTGGTCTCCACGTTGCCGCGTTGGCGCGAGGTGACTCGGTTGTTGTCGATGGTGCAGCTGGTTGTGCTGCACCGCGCCGACCGAGGTCACGATGTCGCCGCGCTCGCCGGCCCGCTGGCAAGCATCGGAGCATCGACGGCACGACGACTGGCGACGCGACGCGTCGACCTGTCATCAACCGAAATCAGGGCACGGGTACGGGACGGGCGCTCCATTCGGGGCTTCGTTCCGGACCCCGTGGCGACGTACATAGCGACCACCGGACTGTATCTCGAGAATTCCCGGGAGTTGTCGACTGCGGAGGGCCCAGCGCGCGCCTGATGGCGAACGGGGACTTCGCGGTCGCGACGCCCTTGCCATGAGGTTCGTATGCTGAAGGGCTTGATTGGACGTGTGTTCGGCACACGTCATGAACGTGAGCGGAAGCGGGTGCAGCCGGTGCTGTCCGAGATCCATGAGATCGAAGCGCGCCTCGCCTCGTTGTCCGACGAAGAGATCCAAGGGCAGACCGCCAAGTTCCGCGGCATGCTGGCCGAACGCACCGGACCGATCGAACAGCGGATCGCCGAACTCAAGGCCGCCAAGCACGATTCCGCCGATGCGGCGGATCGTGAACGCATCGATCTCGAACTGCAGGGTGCCGATGGTCGCGGCGGCGTGGAAGGCGAGCTGCGCACGGCCATCGCCGACGTGCTCGACGAGCTGCTCCCGGAGGCCTTCGCCACCGTGCGTGAGGCCTGCCGGCGACTCAAAGGCTCTACCGTTCTGGTGACGGGCAACGAGATCACGTGGGACATGGTGCCGTACGATGTCCAGCTGATTGGTGGTATTCAGCTGCACCTCGGCCGCATTGCCGAAATGGCGACCGGCGAAGGCAAGACGCTCGTCGCCACGCTCCCGATGTATCTCAATGCGCTGCCGGGACGCGGCGCACATCTCGTGACGGTGAACAACTATCTCGCCCGTCGCGATTCGCAGTGGATGGGGCACCTGTATCGGTGGCTGGGACTTACGGTCGGCTGCCTCGACGACACCGAGCCGGGTACGTACGAGCGTCGCGCGGTGTACGGCTGCGACATTGCGTACGGTACCAACAACGAGTTCGGCTTCGACTACTTGCGCGACAACATGGTGGTCTCGCTTGAGCAGCGCGTGCAGCGCACGCACATCTTCGCGATCATCGACGAAGTGGACTCGATCCTCATCGATGAAGCGCGGACGCCGCTCATTATCTCGGGCCCGGTGGGCAACGAGAGCGACGGGCGCTATGCGGAGTTCAACACCGCGGTCGAGCGTCTCGTGCGTCGCCAGTCCGAGCTGGTGAACACGCTCGTCGGAGAAGGCGAGCGCGCGCTCGAGACGAAGGACGAGCAGGACGCCGCGCTCAAGCTCTACAAGGCGCAGCTTGGCGGCCCGAAGAACAAGCGGCTCGTGAAGGCGCTGCAGGAATCCGGTGTGAAGCAGCTCGTACAGCGCATGGAGCTCGACATCATTTCGGACAAGAAGCTCCCGATGAGCAAGCGGACGTATCGAGAGATCGAGGACGACCTGCTCTACGTGCTCGATGAGAGGGGGCACACCGTGCACCTGACCGAGCAGGGGCTCGACTATCTGTCGCCCGAGGCGCACGACCAGTTTGTGCTCCCCGACATCTCGCTCATGATCGGCAAGCTCGATCGCGATCATGACATCTCCGCCACGGAACGCCTCGAGCAGCGCAACGCGATCGAGCGCGAGTACGCGCTCAAGAGCGAGCGGTTGAACATCATCCATCAGCTGCTGCGCGCGCATGCCCTGTACGAGCGTGACGTAAACTACGTCGTGCAAGAAGCGCAGGTGCTCATCGTTGATGAGTTCACCGGCCGTACCATGCCCGGTCGCCGGTGGAGCGAGGGGCTGCACCAGGCCGTCGAAGCCAAGGAGCGCGTGCAGGTCAAGGGCGAGACGCAGACGCTCGCCACGATCACGATTCAGAACTACTTCCGCATGTACGAGAAGCTGGCCGGCATGACTGGTACGGCCGAAACGGAAGAGAACGAGTTCCACGAGATCTACGGTCTGTCGGTGTCGGTGATTCCGACCAACAGGCCGATCGCGCGCGATGATCGCCAGGACTACGTCTACAAAACGCGTCGCGAGAAGTACAACGCGATCGTCGACGAAACGAAGCGACTCCACGAGCTCGGGTATCCCGTGCTGGTCGGAACGGCCAGCGTCGAAGCATCCGAAACGCTGGCGCGACTGTTCGCGCGCGCCGGGCTCAAACACAACGTGTTGAACGCGAAGTATCACCAGCGCGAGGCCGAGATCGTGGCGGGCGCGGGTCATGCGGGCGCGATCACGATCGCGACGAACATGGCCGGTCGCGGCACCGACATCAAACTCGGCGCCGGAGTCACTGAGGCGAAGGCTTCGACTGTCACCGATCCCGATGGCAAGGAGCTTGAGATCTCGGAGACCGGGGGATTGCATATCATCGGCTCCGAACGTCATGAATCACGACGTATTGATCGCCAGCTTCGTGGGCGGTCCGGCCGACAGGGCGACCCCGGCGCGTCGCAGTTCTTTCTGTCCCTCGAAGACGACCTGATGCGGCTCTTCGGGTCCGACCGGATTGCTAAACTGATGGATCGTATGGGCGCGCAGGATGGCGAAGTGCTCGCGCATCCGTTGATCTCGCGTTCCATCGAACAGGCACAGAAGCGCGTCGAACTGCAGAACTTCCAGTCGCGCAAGCGGCTGCTCGAGTACGACGACGTGATGAATCAGCAGCGCGAGGTGATCTACTCGCTGCGTGCCTTCGCGCTCGAGGGCGGTGAAGAGCTCAAGGGCGAGGCGCTCAAGATGATCGACCGCGGTGTGCAGCGTCGCGTCGAGCAGGCGCTGGCCACCTTCGACAAGCAGGAAGATTGGGACTTCGAGTATGTGCAGCAGGATCTCCTGATGCATTACATGCTCCAGGTGTCGGCCTTTGCCGAAGGCGCGCGTGCGGGCTCGGTGGAGGAGGCGCAGGCGATTGCCGTCGAGGCCGGGCGCGCGGCATTCGACCAGAAGCTCGATAGCCTGAACGCCGTCACCGACGAGAGCGGGCAGGGTTTCGCCGATCGTCTCCTCTCGCTCGTCACGCTCAACGTGATCGACGAGAAGTGGAAGGATCATCTCTATGATCTCGACCAGTTGCGCGCGTCGATTCACTATCGGTCGTGGGGCCAGAAGGACCCGCTCGTCGAGTACAAGCAGGATGCCTACACGATGTTCGAAGATCTCATGCACGATCTCGCGAACACGTTCACCGAACGCTTCCTCAAGGCGCAGTTGGTGTTCGAGCCGTCGCCGATGGAGAGTTTCGAGTCGGCACCGCCGATGGACGAATTCCCGCGGCAGGATACGCGTCCGACCAAGCGGTACAATGCTCTCGGCATTCTGGAGGACATCCCCGCCGAGGAACTCGAGCTCGTGGATGCGATCGACGAGGAGCTCGACGTTGATTTCGACGAGTCGACGGACG encodes the following:
- the bamD gene encoding outer membrane protein assembly factor BamD, with translation MSHRLSRVEFRLLMLLGVAAALAGCSRGFQPRDYANPEALFRASLLEFQRQKWDNAKIGFERLTSDLSARDPLLAPAYFYLALSHERQKEYLLAAQAFERITDGFPDDTLAPTAMLGVGRSYQSLWRRPSLDPENGQKAVSILRALLSSYPESKETDDAKKRIVQLEEWMAQKDYDTGVHYVRVRRSIDPAIIYFKDVVTTYPSTKAARLSWLRLHELYTKIRWKEDAAETCTAMWRAYPGDPLVKASCGAQPADSATAAKAPPPAVMSPVAYARPGPVRRG
- the nadD gene encoding nicotinate (nicotinamide) nucleotide adenylyltransferase: MRIGILGGSFDPPHVGHLLVAQDALDELALDRLLVVPAAQQPLKGGNQTPTAHRLAMVEACFGGIPRIEVDPIEIDRGGLSFMVDTVESLRRRWPSAMLHLLVGDDVVSTLPRWREVTRLLSMVQLVVLHRADRGHDVAALAGPLASIGASTARRLATRRVDLSSTEIRARVRDGRSIRGFVPDPVATYIATTGLYLENSRELSTAEGPARA
- the secA gene encoding preprotein translocase subunit SecA — its product is MLKGLIGRVFGTRHERERKRVQPVLSEIHEIEARLASLSDEEIQGQTAKFRGMLAERTGPIEQRIAELKAAKHDSADAADRERIDLELQGADGRGGVEGELRTAIADVLDELLPEAFATVREACRRLKGSTVLVTGNEITWDMVPYDVQLIGGIQLHLGRIAEMATGEGKTLVATLPMYLNALPGRGAHLVTVNNYLARRDSQWMGHLYRWLGLTVGCLDDTEPGTYERRAVYGCDIAYGTNNEFGFDYLRDNMVVSLEQRVQRTHIFAIIDEVDSILIDEARTPLIISGPVGNESDGRYAEFNTAVERLVRRQSELVNTLVGEGERALETKDEQDAALKLYKAQLGGPKNKRLVKALQESGVKQLVQRMELDIISDKKLPMSKRTYREIEDDLLYVLDERGHTVHLTEQGLDYLSPEAHDQFVLPDISLMIGKLDRDHDISATERLEQRNAIEREYALKSERLNIIHQLLRAHALYERDVNYVVQEAQVLIVDEFTGRTMPGRRWSEGLHQAVEAKERVQVKGETQTLATITIQNYFRMYEKLAGMTGTAETEENEFHEIYGLSVSVIPTNRPIARDDRQDYVYKTRREKYNAIVDETKRLHELGYPVLVGTASVEASETLARLFARAGLKHNVLNAKYHQREAEIVAGAGHAGAITIATNMAGRGTDIKLGAGVTEAKASTVTDPDGKELEISETGGLHIIGSERHESRRIDRQLRGRSGRQGDPGASQFFLSLEDDLMRLFGSDRIAKLMDRMGAQDGEVLAHPLISRSIEQAQKRVELQNFQSRKRLLEYDDVMNQQREVIYSLRAFALEGGEELKGEALKMIDRGVQRRVEQALATFDKQEDWDFEYVQQDLLMHYMLQVSAFAEGARAGSVEEAQAIAVEAGRAAFDQKLDSLNAVTDESGQGFADRLLSLVTLNVIDEKWKDHLYDLDQLRASIHYRSWGQKDPLVEYKQDAYTMFEDLMHDLANTFTERFLKAQLVFEPSPMESFESAPPMDEFPRQDTRPTKRYNALGILEDIPAEELELVDAIDEELDVDFDESTDEGMAEPARPIARGTPAVVGAGPVRSLEVGGGALPPGWESTPRNNACPCGSGKKFKKCHGVNL